From the genome of Nitrospirota bacterium:
AAATACCTCCCGGATGAAGGATTCGATGGCAATGTCTTTACGGTCACATGGGATGGAAGCACATACAAGGCCGGAGAGAAACTTAACCTGCCCAAGGGGGTCAATATCTATGACTTCATTAATCTTGAAGGAACTGGCAGTGAACGCCATGTTCTTGCCTACGACGAGAAGGGCTTTCTGAACGTATTTAATGACAACGGCATACGGATATGGAAAAGCAGCGTGAGCGCCGGGGCCTTTTCAACGACCTTCACGAAAAAATCTCCTGCTTCCTATATCCAGGAAACAGAGTGGTCGATCAAGGACAGGCTCATATCGAGAAACAAAGACGTTCTGGTTGTCCAGAAGGTCCCTTTTGCCGAGATGGCAAAAGGGCTTGGAGTCAAGAAGTCCCTGATCAAGACCTATTGGTGGTCAGGTTTTTCGATGGAAGAGAGCGTCTTGCTCGACAATGTCCCGGGGACGCTATTCGATTACGCACTTGCCGGTGACAAGATTGTCGTCCTTGCGAGTCCGTTCCTTGGCGTCAAATTCGAAAACATTCTGAAAGGGGAAAACCCTCTCGGAACGCTCATGTACATTTACTCTGCCAAGGGGAAATAGACCTTGGACCTGCACGGAAGGATACCCAGCCATGTAGGCATTATCATGGATGGCAACGGCAGATGGGCTGAACTCAGAGGTCTGCCGCGCATCGAGGGCCACCGCAGAGGTGCAGAGCGGTCCCGCGAAGTCATTGATCTGTCTCTTGAACTCGGCATCAAGTGTCTGACCCTGTATGCGTTTTCGACCGAGAACTGGCAGAGGCCGAAGGAAGAGGTCTCTATGCTCATGAAGATATTGGAGTTCTATCTGAAAAATGAATTTGAAACCCTTATCAGCAAGAATGTTGTCTTCAGGGCGATTGGCGAGACCTGGCGGCTGCCTGACAATATTCAGAACCTTATCAGGGAGACCGAGTATAAGACGAAACATAATAGCGGGATGAACCTGGTTGCCGCGCTCAGCTATAGCGGCAGAAGTGAGGTCATCAGGGCCGTCCGAAAGGTGATGAACTCCTGCTCGAACCCGATTGAACTGACGGAAGAGGATTTCGACTCATACCTTGATACCGCAGGCTTGCCGCACCCTGATCTGATCATCAGGACAAGCGGCGAACGGCGGCTCTCGAATTTTCTGCTCTGGCAGGCAGCCTATGCAGAACTCTATTTTACTGACACCCTCTGGCCCGACTTTGACCGGGAAGAGTTCATGCTGGCGATCCAGGACTTTCAGGG
Proteins encoded in this window:
- a CDS encoding isoprenyl transferase, whose product is MHGRIPSHVGIIMDGNGRWAELRGLPRIEGHRRGAERSREVIDLSLELGIKCLTLYAFSTENWQRPKEEVSMLMKILEFYLKNEFETLISKNVVFRAIGETWRLPDNIQNLIRETEYKTKHNSGMNLVAALSYSGRSEVIRAVRKVMNSCSNPIELTEEDFDSYLDTAGLPHPDLIIRTSGERRLSNFLLWQAAYAELYFTDTLWPDFDREEFMLAIQDFQGRERRFGNISGRANAS